In Bos mutus isolate GX-2022 chromosome 10, NWIPB_WYAK_1.1, whole genome shotgun sequence, a single window of DNA contains:
- the DNAL1 gene encoding dynein axonemal light chain 1 isoform X1: MAKATTIKEALARWEEKTSQKPSEAREIKLYAQIPPIEKMDASLSTLSNCEKLSLSTNCIEKIANLNGLKNLRILSLGRNNIKNLNGLEAVGDTLEELWISYNFIEKLKGIHVMKKLKILYMSNNLVKDWAEFVKLAELPCLEDLVFVGNPLEEKHSAEGNWVEEATKRVPKLKKLDGTPVIKEDEEEDN; the protein is encoded by the exons gcGAAAGCAACAACAATCAAAGAAGCCCTAGCCAGATGG GAAGAGAAAACCAGCCAGAAGCCATCTGAAGCCAGAGAGATAAAGCTGTATGCCCAGATTCCCCCTATAGAGAAGATGGATGCATCCTTGTCCACGCTTTCTAATTGCGA gaAGCTTTCACTGTCTACAAACTGCATTGAAAAAATTGCAAACCTGAATGGCTTAA AAAATTTGAGAATATTGTCTTTAGGAAGAAACAACATAAAGAACTTAAATGGACTG GAAGCAGTAGGGGACACACTAGAAGAACTGTGGATCTCCTACAATTTTATTGAGAAGTTGAAAGGGATCCAtgtaatgaagaaactgaagattcTCTACATGTCTAATAACCTGGTGAAAGACTGGG CTGAATTTGTGAAGCTGGCAGAACTGCCATGCCTAGAAGACCTGGTGTTTGTAGGCAATCCCTTGGAAGAGAAACATTCTGCTGAGGGGAACTGGGTTGAAGAGGCAACCAAGAGAGTGCCCAAACTGAAAAAGCTAGATG gtaCCCCAGTAATtaaagaagatgaggaagaagatAACTAA
- the DNAL1 gene encoding dynein axonemal light chain 1 isoform X2, producing the protein MAKATTIKEALARWEEKTSQKPSEAREIKLYAQIPPIEKMDASLSTLSNCEKLSLSTNCIEKIANLNGLKNLRILSLGRNNIKNLNGLEAVGDTLEELWISYNFIEKLKGIHVMKKLKILYMSNNLVKDWAEFVKLAELPCLEDLVFVGNPLEEKHSAEGNWVEEATKRVPKLKKLDGTPVIKEDEEEDN; encoded by the exons atg gcGAAAGCAACAACAATCAAAGAAGCCCTAGCCAGATGG GAAGAGAAAACCAGCCAGAAGCCATCTGAAGCCAGAGAGATAAAGCTGTATGCCCAGATTCCCCCTATAGAGAAGATGGATGCATCCTTGTCCACGCTTTCTAATTGCGA gaAGCTTTCACTGTCTACAAACTGCATTGAAAAAATTGCAAACCTGAATGGCTTAA AAAATTTGAGAATATTGTCTTTAGGAAGAAACAACATAAAGAACTTAAATGGACTG GAAGCAGTAGGGGACACACTAGAAGAACTGTGGATCTCCTACAATTTTATTGAGAAGTTGAAAGGGATCCAtgtaatgaagaaactgaagattcTCTACATGTCTAATAACCTGGTGAAAGACTGGG CTGAATTTGTGAAGCTGGCAGAACTGCCATGCCTAGAAGACCTGGTGTTTGTAGGCAATCCCTTGGAAGAGAAACATTCTGCTGAGGGGAACTGGGTTGAAGAGGCAACCAAGAGAGTGCCCAAACTGAAAAAGCTAGATG gtaCCCCAGTAATtaaagaagatgaggaagaagatAACTAA